Proteins encoded by one window of Streptomyces clavuligerus:
- a CDS encoding LutC/YkgG family protein yields the protein MNDSARARILARIRAAVADAPEVPPPDDRAYLERHTDDGPAALLDLLHRNLADYRATVHRTTPTGLAPLIATILRGHGARTVVVPDGVPDSWLTATAAERRRDDGPLTAAELDGCDAVVSGCALAVAETGTLVLDAGPAQGRRALTLVPDLHVCVVRAPAQIVPSVPLALPLLDPARPLTWISGPSATSDIELDRVEGVHGPRRLEVILLRE from the coding sequence ATGAACGACTCCGCACGCGCCCGCATCCTGGCCCGTATCCGCGCCGCCGTCGCGGACGCCCCCGAGGTCCCGCCCCCCGACGACCGCGCCTACCTCGAACGGCACACCGACGACGGCCCGGCGGCCCTGCTCGACCTCCTCCACCGCAACCTCGCCGACTACCGCGCCACCGTGCACCGCACCACACCCACCGGGCTGGCCCCGCTGATCGCCACAATCCTGCGCGGACACGGCGCCCGCACGGTGGTGGTGCCCGACGGCGTCCCCGACTCCTGGCTCACCGCGACCGCCGCCGAACGACGCCGTGACGACGGCCCGCTCACCGCCGCCGAACTCGACGGCTGCGACGCCGTCGTCAGCGGCTGCGCGCTCGCCGTGGCCGAAACCGGCACCCTGGTCCTGGACGCCGGACCGGCCCAGGGGCGGCGCGCCCTGACCCTCGTCCCCGATCTGCATGTGTGCGTCGTCCGCGCCCCCGCGCAGATCGTGCCGTCCGTACCGCTGGCCCTGCCCCTCCTGGACCCGGCCCGGCCCCTCACCTGGATCTCGGGCCCCTCCGCCACCAGCGACATCGAACTCGACCGGGTCGAGGGTGTCCACGGCCCCCGCCGACTGGAGGTCATCCTGCTCCGGGAGTGA
- a CDS encoding (Fe-S)-binding protein, protein MRAALFVTCVNDAFHPSTGIATVRLLERLGVEVDFPADQTCCGQPPYNTGYRDLAAPLVRRTARAFAGHEYIVTPSGSCAAMVRDHYPRFGERSLGPRTYELSEFLIDVLGTVDVGAYFPYTVTYHPSCHGLRALRLGDRPQRLLRAVRGLRLRELPGADECCGFGGTFAVKNPAVSAAMGRDKVRNAVSTGAMVLCGADNSCLLHLGGILRRQDDPLLPLHLAEILAATEDHPYRLPTAPAGPPVPRTPGSAPSPRPTGGRDRDHDQEAHP, encoded by the coding sequence ATGCGTGCGGCCCTCTTCGTCACCTGCGTCAACGACGCCTTCCACCCGTCCACCGGCATCGCCACCGTACGGCTCCTGGAACGGCTGGGCGTCGAGGTGGACTTCCCCGCCGACCAGACCTGCTGCGGCCAGCCCCCGTACAACACGGGCTACCGCGACCTGGCGGCCCCCCTCGTCCGGCGCACCGCGCGCGCCTTCGCGGGACACGAGTACATCGTCACCCCCTCCGGCTCCTGCGCCGCGATGGTGCGGGACCACTACCCCCGCTTCGGCGAACGGTCCCTGGGACCCCGGACGTACGAGCTGAGCGAGTTCCTGATCGACGTCCTCGGCACCGTGGACGTGGGGGCGTACTTCCCGTACACCGTCACCTACCACCCCTCCTGTCACGGCCTGCGCGCACTCCGCCTCGGGGACCGGCCGCAGCGGCTGCTGCGGGCCGTCCGCGGACTGCGGCTGAGAGAGCTGCCCGGGGCCGACGAGTGCTGCGGCTTCGGCGGCACGTTCGCCGTCAAGAACCCGGCGGTCTCGGCGGCGATGGGCCGGGACAAGGTCCGCAACGCCGTGTCCACCGGGGCCATGGTGCTCTGTGGCGCGGACAACTCCTGTCTGCTGCACCTCGGCGGCATCCTCCGCCGCCAGGACGATCCGCTGCTGCCGCTGCACCTCGCCGAGATCCTCGCCGCCACCGAGGACCACCCCTACCGTCTGCCGACCGCACCGGCGGGACCCCCCGTCCCAAGGACCCCCGGCTCCGCCCCGTCCCCCCGGCCCACCGGCGGCCGGGACCGCGACCACGACCAGGAGGCGCACCCGTGA
- a CDS encoding Lrp/AsnC family transcriptional regulator: MLDHIDVNILHALQRAPRAAFKSIGEAVGVSEQTAARRFHALRRSGAMNVVGLVDPAITGQVQWVARVRCRPDRVLPLAQSLVRQPEVAYAHLSTGGTEIVCAIRSPLDSGRSPFLLDRMHSSTAVLDVQVDMMLHTFGGLGTNWTGHGGELGEEQIRGLTAGRRPRAAGAPALPDEDDAPLLEALAGDGRLSHTRLAQLTGWSKARVARRLEVLEESGALFYDVELIPERLGFHVTATLWLSVAPEFLHHAGADIATHPQVAFTGAITGDNNLMAVVICRDTEDLYRYLTHHLAKIPGISRHSVSLRSRSLKRSASLISHGRFVLAD, translated from the coding sequence ATGCTCGACCACATAGACGTCAACATCCTCCATGCCCTGCAGCGGGCTCCGCGTGCCGCCTTCAAGAGCATCGGCGAGGCCGTGGGTGTTTCTGAGCAGACGGCGGCACGCCGTTTCCACGCGCTGCGGCGCTCCGGTGCCATGAACGTGGTCGGGCTGGTTGATCCGGCCATCACGGGCCAGGTCCAATGGGTTGCCCGCGTCCGCTGCCGGCCCGACCGGGTACTCCCGCTGGCCCAGTCGCTGGTCCGGCAACCGGAGGTGGCCTACGCCCACCTCTCGACCGGCGGGACCGAGATCGTGTGCGCGATCCGCTCTCCCCTGGACTCGGGACGCAGCCCCTTCCTGCTGGACCGGATGCACAGCTCCACGGCGGTCCTGGACGTCCAGGTCGACATGATGTTGCACACCTTCGGCGGTCTCGGCACCAACTGGACGGGGCACGGTGGCGAGTTGGGTGAGGAGCAGATTCGGGGACTGACCGCCGGAAGGAGACCGCGGGCGGCCGGCGCACCCGCGCTCCCGGACGAGGACGACGCACCGCTGCTGGAAGCGCTCGCCGGTGACGGCCGGCTCAGCCACACCCGCCTCGCCCAGCTCACCGGTTGGTCCAAGGCCCGCGTGGCCCGGCGGCTGGAAGTCCTGGAGGAATCCGGCGCCCTCTTCTACGACGTGGAACTGATACCCGAGCGGCTCGGCTTCCACGTCACCGCCACCCTCTGGCTCAGCGTCGCACCGGAGTTCCTCCACCATGCCGGGGCGGACATCGCCACCCATCCACAGGTGGCCTTCACCGGAGCCATCACCGGCGACAACAATCTGATGGCCGTCGTCATCTGCCGCGACACCGAGGACCTCTACCGCTATCTCACCCATCACCTGGCGAAGATCCCCGGCATCAGCCGCCACAGCGTCAGCCTTCGATCGCGCAGCCTCAAACGGTCGGCGTCCCTGATCTCCCACGGGCGCTTCGTTCTCGCCGATTAG
- a CDS encoding LutB/LldF family L-lactate oxidation iron-sulfur protein encodes MTRTDLGMPAFPPFPRAAAQAVRDPVLRANLRHATHTIREKRARAVAELSDWEQLREAGRRIKDHTLRHLDRYLEQLESAVTAAGGTVHWAEDAEQAGRIVADLVHATGEREVVKVKSMATQEIGLNEALAAEGIRAYETDLAELIVQLGDDRPSHILVPAIHRNRGEIRDIFRDRMGAWGRPAPEGLGDTPAELAETARLHLREKFLRAKVAVSGANFMVAETGTLVVVESEGNGRMCLTLPETLISVVGVEKTVPTWRDLGVFLQTLPRSSTAERMNPYTSLWTGTTGGDGPRAFHLVLLDNGRTATLADPVGRQALRCIRCSACLNVCPVYERAGGHAYGSVYPGPIGAVLSPQLRGITSEIDASLPYASSLCGACYEVCPVAIDIPEILVRLRERVAEQGGRGHRLERAALRAAGWLLDHPGALAAGERLANATRRAQPRRPPGAAAWTDSRDLPELPEQSFRDWWRSNRR; translated from the coding sequence GTGACCAGGACCGACCTCGGGATGCCCGCGTTCCCGCCGTTCCCCCGGGCCGCCGCCCAGGCCGTCCGCGACCCCGTCCTGCGCGCCAATCTGCGCCACGCCACCCACACCATCCGCGAGAAACGCGCCCGCGCCGTCGCCGAATTGAGCGACTGGGAGCAACTGCGCGAAGCGGGCCGCCGGATCAAGGACCACACCCTGCGGCACCTGGACCGCTATCTGGAGCAACTGGAGTCCGCCGTCACCGCGGCGGGCGGCACCGTCCACTGGGCCGAGGACGCCGAGCAGGCGGGCCGGATCGTCGCGGACCTCGTCCACGCCACCGGCGAACGCGAGGTCGTCAAGGTCAAGTCCATGGCCACCCAGGAGATCGGGCTCAACGAGGCGCTCGCGGCCGAGGGCATCCGCGCGTACGAGACGGATCTCGCCGAGCTGATCGTCCAGCTCGGCGACGACCGGCCCTCGCACATCCTCGTCCCCGCCATCCACCGCAACCGCGGGGAGATCCGTGACATCTTCCGTGACCGGATGGGTGCCTGGGGCCGGCCGGCCCCCGAAGGACTCGGCGACACCCCCGCCGAACTGGCCGAAACGGCCCGCCTCCATCTGCGGGAGAAGTTCCTCCGCGCCAAGGTCGCCGTCTCCGGGGCCAACTTCATGGTCGCCGAGACCGGCACCCTCGTCGTCGTCGAGTCCGAGGGCAACGGCCGGATGTGCCTGACGCTGCCCGAGACCCTGATCTCCGTCGTGGGCGTCGAGAAGACCGTGCCGACCTGGCGCGACCTCGGCGTCTTCCTCCAGACCCTGCCCCGCTCCTCGACCGCCGAGCGGATGAACCCGTACACCTCCCTGTGGACCGGCACCACCGGCGGCGACGGCCCCCGCGCCTTCCATCTGGTCCTCCTCGACAACGGCCGCACCGCCACCCTCGCCGACCCCGTGGGACGGCAGGCACTGCGCTGCATCCGCTGCTCGGCCTGCCTCAATGTGTGCCCGGTGTACGAACGGGCGGGCGGCCACGCGTACGGCTCGGTCTACCCCGGGCCGATCGGGGCCGTACTCAGCCCCCAGCTCCGCGGCATCACCAGCGAGATCGACGCCTCGCTCCCGTACGCCTCCTCCCTCTGCGGAGCCTGCTACGAGGTCTGCCCCGTCGCCATCGACATCCCCGAGATCCTCGTCCGGCTGCGGGAACGCGTCGCCGAGCAGGGCGGCAGGGGACACCGGCTGGAACGGGCGGCGCTGCGGGCGGCGGGCTGGCTGCTGGACCATCCGGGCGCGCTCGCGGCGGGGGAGCGGCTGGCGAACGCCACCCGGCGGGCCCAGCCGCGGCGACCACCGGGCGCGGCAGCCTGGACGGACAGCCGGGACCTGCCCGAGCTGCCCGAGCAGTCCTTCCGGGACTGGTGGCGGAGCAACCGCCGATGA
- a CDS encoding PaaX family transcriptional regulator C-terminal domain-containing protein, with the protein MTGTDSPRCAGPAVQVPTRTLVEALIRSDHTVDSGELYAIAPLLGMTDQQVRLCVKRLVSEGRFTQEGRGRAAVLRATGATEQSLGPDVGFVAHAFRQDAGLAPWDGIWHLVAFAVPESARTARDALRAALTRLGGAAVQGGLYLSANAWEPHVEDHARRLGVLDHLTLLTTDDLRQGEERAPAALARALWPQDEIADRYRRLAAVARPRLRRLQQDADLPAPERLTIAVELAAEFTRAMQPDPLLPPELLPRPWPGAQARELVARCWSLLEERTPENGRVSLFHLYRDAVRPAAADG; encoded by the coding sequence ATGACCGGAACCGATTCGCCCCGCTGTGCGGGACCGGCCGTCCAGGTGCCCACCCGTACCCTGGTCGAGGCGCTGATCCGCTCCGACCACACCGTCGACTCCGGCGAGCTGTACGCCATCGCCCCGCTGCTCGGCATGACCGACCAGCAGGTGCGGCTGTGCGTCAAACGGCTGGTCTCCGAGGGGCGTTTCACCCAGGAAGGCAGGGGACGCGCGGCCGTTCTGCGGGCCACCGGAGCCACCGAGCAGAGCCTCGGCCCGGATGTCGGGTTCGTCGCACACGCCTTCCGCCAGGACGCGGGGCTCGCCCCCTGGGACGGCATCTGGCACCTGGTCGCCTTCGCGGTCCCCGAGAGCGCCCGCACCGCGCGCGACGCCCTGCGGGCCGCGCTCACCCGGCTCGGCGGCGCCGCCGTGCAGGGCGGGCTCTACCTCAGCGCCAACGCCTGGGAGCCCCATGTCGAGGACCACGCCCGCCGCCTCGGTGTGCTCGACCACCTCACCCTGCTGACCACGGACGACCTGCGCCAGGGCGAGGAACGCGCTCCCGCCGCACTCGCCCGCGCCCTCTGGCCGCAGGACGAGATCGCCGACCGCTACCGGCGGCTCGCCGCCGTCGCCCGCCCACGGCTGCGCCGACTCCAGCAGGACGCGGACCTCCCCGCCCCCGAGCGGCTGACCATCGCGGTCGAACTGGCCGCCGAGTTCACCCGCGCCATGCAGCCCGACCCGCTGCTGCCCCCCGAACTGCTGCCCCGGCCCTGGCCGGGCGCCCAGGCCCGTGAACTCGTCGCGCGCTGCTGGTCGCTCCTGGAGGAACGCACACCGGAGAACGGACGCGTCAGCCTCTTCCACCTCTACCGCGACGCGGTCCGCCCGGCAGCCGCCGACGGCTGA
- a CDS encoding flavin-containing monooxygenase, producing MSERAETAPVSAPGRHVSVVIVGAGFAGIGTAVRLLREGHWDLLILERADEVGGAWRDNTYPGCACDVPSRLYSFSFAPNPEWSRRYAPQREIARYLRHCAESYALEPHLRLGCELRHAAWNADRQRWELRTGQGPLSADHLVMAQGPLSEPAVPALPGLDGFTGDVFHSARWRHDLDLSDRRVAVIGTGASAVQFVPHLQRAARRVTVFQRTPPWIMPRHDRPVPAWLRGLYRRAPWTQRLARLREYTLREAGLPALLGDRALAALGRGQALAHLHRQVDDPVLRGKLTPDYALGCKRVLMSDDYYPALGAPNVDVVTEPVVRVTEDAVLTAPADSTAPTGGSAAPAAADGSVHPVDVLVLGTGFRVTDAAYARLVTGTGGRTLHDVWQGSPQAYLGTTVAGFPNLWLMAGPNTGVGHTSLIYMIESQIDYLLGCLRFMDEHRVGAVDVRAGVQLAYNTAVQRRMTRTVWAAGGCAGWYRDRQGRITTIWPEPTWRFRRRTRGFDPDRYTLTARPGGSSGPAPHRPTTSAAD from the coding sequence ATGTCCGAGCGGGCTGAGACAGCGCCGGTATCCGCACCGGGGCGCCATGTCTCCGTCGTCATCGTCGGCGCGGGTTTCGCGGGGATCGGCACAGCCGTCCGGCTGCTGCGGGAGGGACACTGGGACCTGCTGATCCTGGAACGGGCGGACGAGGTCGGCGGGGCCTGGCGGGACAACACCTATCCGGGCTGCGCCTGCGATGTACCGTCCCGGCTGTACTCGTTCTCCTTCGCGCCCAACCCGGAGTGGAGCCGTCGCTACGCACCTCAGCGGGAGATCGCGCGGTATCTGCGGCACTGTGCCGAGAGCTACGCCCTGGAGCCCCATCTGCGGCTGGGCTGCGAGCTGCGGCACGCCGCCTGGAACGCCGACCGGCAGCGCTGGGAGCTGCGCACCGGCCAGGGACCCCTGTCCGCGGATCATCTGGTGATGGCCCAGGGCCCTCTGTCGGAACCCGCCGTTCCGGCGTTGCCCGGCCTGGACGGCTTCACCGGCGACGTGTTCCACTCCGCGCGCTGGCGGCACGACCTCGATCTGAGCGACCGGCGGGTGGCGGTGATCGGGACCGGGGCGAGCGCCGTCCAGTTCGTCCCCCACCTCCAGCGCGCGGCACGCCGGGTGACCGTCTTCCAGCGCACCCCGCCATGGATCATGCCGCGCCACGACCGGCCCGTCCCCGCGTGGCTCCGCGGGCTGTACCGGCGGGCGCCCTGGACGCAACGGCTCGCCCGGCTCCGGGAGTACACGCTCCGCGAGGCGGGCCTGCCCGCGCTGCTCGGCGACCGCGCCCTGGCGGCCCTCGGGCGCGGGCAGGCCCTGGCCCATCTGCACCGCCAGGTCGACGACCCCGTGCTGCGCGGCAAGCTGACACCCGACTACGCGCTGGGCTGCAAACGGGTCCTCATGTCCGACGACTACTACCCCGCCCTCGGCGCGCCCAACGTGGACGTGGTCACCGAACCGGTCGTCCGCGTCACCGAGGACGCGGTGCTCACCGCACCCGCCGACAGCACCGCGCCCACCGGCGGCAGCGCGGCGCCCGCAGCCGCCGACGGCTCCGTGCATCCCGTCGACGTCCTGGTCCTCGGCACCGGCTTCCGGGTGACCGACGCCGCCTACGCGCGGCTCGTCACGGGTACGGGCGGGCGGACCCTGCACGATGTGTGGCAGGGGAGCCCGCAGGCGTACCTCGGGACGACCGTCGCCGGATTCCCCAACCTCTGGCTGATGGCGGGTCCCAACACGGGAGTCGGGCACACCAGCCTCATCTATATGATCGAGTCACAGATCGACTATCTGCTCGGCTGTCTGCGGTTCATGGACGAGCACCGCGTCGGCGCCGTGGACGTGCGGGCCGGGGTCCAGCTCGCGTACAACACGGCGGTCCAGCGGCGCATGACCCGCACGGTCTGGGCCGCGGGCGGCTGCGCGGGCTGGTACCGGGACCGCCAGGGGCGCATCACCACCATCTGGCCCGAGCCGACCTGGCGGTTCCGGCGCAGGACCCGCGGCTTCGACCCGGATCGGTACACGCTGACCGCACGGCCGGGCGGCTCGTCCGGCCCCGCGCCGCACCGGCCCACGACATCCGCGGCGGACTGA
- a CDS encoding DUF309 domain-containing protein, translated as MSGVERDRDGAGRARSARPRDGLGRPLPYGVAGVARQPEGVVRTPGRTVAEAQRLLDAGMPFHAHEVFEDAWKSGPAAERELWRGLAQLAVGLTHAARGNATGGARLLRRGAGRITGESGGADRYGIDTAGLSGWARALADRVEGGAAPVDPVAEAPRLTR; from the coding sequence GTGAGTGGTGTGGAGCGGGACCGGGACGGGGCGGGGCGGGCACGGAGTGCGCGGCCCCGGGACGGGTTGGGGCGGCCGTTGCCGTACGGCGTGGCCGGGGTGGCGCGGCAGCCCGAGGGGGTGGTGCGGACGCCGGGCCGGACGGTCGCGGAGGCGCAGCGGCTGCTGGACGCGGGGATGCCGTTCCACGCGCACGAGGTCTTCGAGGACGCCTGGAAGTCCGGGCCCGCCGCCGAGCGGGAGCTGTGGCGGGGGTTGGCTCAGCTCGCGGTGGGGCTCACCCATGCGGCGCGCGGGAACGCCACGGGCGGGGCGCGGCTGCTGCGCCGGGGTGCGGGCCGGATCACCGGGGAGAGCGGCGGGGCGGACCGGTACGGGATCGACACGGCCGGTCTCTCCGGGTGGGCCCGTGCCCTCGCGGACCGGGTGGAGGGCGGGGCGGCACCGGTCGACCCGGTGGCCGAGGCCCCGCGGCTGACCCGCTGA
- a CDS encoding polyprenyl synthetase family protein has product MSTAQPDPLLPPASGAADARQRTAAAQDARLADLIIGELDRRLASVAKHAAVPTAPGTPAARRAPAAPAPPLAPMGGLLRPLLLVRSALAVGGTLAPVLPAAVGLEYVHMGSLGHRTGAPGSDPGRRDVPGAPDPRTAVYDRLGSATAVVMGSTPLYAWFEALSECAARGVREDRIAAVCRVQAEAGRAVRAGATRERATAGRLDIEAEHWLETARLTTAVPFAAACRVGATLAGAPPEWTDALAVYGEQLGMALRLQEELRPYVPERTRRGRRAHRGAAYEPLPTLPLLLAFDRADVRQHDALCRAFAVPAGAGAFRLIRSLVIETGGHRVAAGFVQRYAIRAAGALTALPDTSHRRRLEALVPTPVTGPLR; this is encoded by the coding sequence ATGTCCACGGCCCAGCCCGACCCTCTCTTACCCCCGGCGAGCGGAGCGGCCGACGCACGGCAGCGGACAGCCGCCGCCCAGGACGCCCGGCTCGCCGATCTGATCATCGGTGAACTCGACCGAAGACTGGCGTCCGTCGCGAAACACGCCGCCGTGCCCACCGCCCCCGGCACCCCGGCCGCCCGGCGCGCCCCGGCGGCCCCCGCGCCGCCCCTCGCCCCCATGGGCGGCCTGCTGCGCCCCCTCCTCCTGGTGCGCAGCGCCCTCGCGGTCGGCGGCACGCTCGCGCCGGTGCTGCCCGCGGCCGTCGGACTGGAGTACGTCCACATGGGCAGCCTCGGGCACCGCACCGGCGCCCCCGGCAGCGACCCGGGCCGCCGCGACGTCCCCGGCGCGCCGGACCCCCGTACCGCCGTGTACGACCGGCTCGGTTCGGCCACCGCGGTGGTGATGGGCAGCACCCCTCTCTACGCGTGGTTCGAGGCGCTGTCCGAGTGCGCCGCACGCGGGGTGCGCGAGGACAGGATCGCCGCGGTCTGCCGTGTCCAGGCCGAGGCCGGACGCGCGGTCCGCGCGGGCGCGACCCGGGAACGGGCCACGGCCGGACGGCTGGACATCGAGGCCGAGCACTGGCTGGAGACCGCCCGGCTCACCACGGCGGTACCCTTCGCGGCGGCCTGCCGGGTGGGCGCGACCCTCGCCGGAGCCCCACCGGAGTGGACCGACGCGCTCGCGGTCTACGGCGAACAGCTCGGCATGGCGCTGCGGCTCCAGGAGGAACTGCGGCCCTACGTCCCCGAGCGGACCAGGCGGGGCCGCCGCGCCCACCGGGGCGCGGCGTACGAACCCCTGCCCACGCTGCCGCTGCTGCTCGCGTTCGACCGGGCGGACGTACGGCAGCACGACGCGCTGTGCCGGGCGTTCGCCGTCCCCGCGGGTGCCGGGGCGTTCCGGCTGATCCGCTCCCTGGTGATCGAGACCGGGGGCCACCGGGTCGCCGCCGGATTCGTCCAGCGGTACGCCATCCGCGCCGCCGGGGCGCTGACCGCGCTGCCCGACACGTCCCACCGCCGCCGTCTGGAGGCGCTGGTGCCCACCCCGGTCACCGGTCCGCTGCGCTGA
- a CDS encoding sulfite exporter TauE/SafE family protein: MDTITGAEFAALAAAAVLVGFAKTAVSGANTLSLAVFAAVLPARESTGVLLPILIAGDVLAVLAYRRHAHWPTLIRLFPAVVAGVLVGTLFLLRADDRAVRVSIGLILLLMAAVGLAGRRRRGTRPDRAPEPEPGPEPAPDTDTDAGRAGGTSRLRTGSYGVLGGFTTMVANAGGPVMSLYLLSAGFAKLGFLGTASWFFLVVNLSKVPFSVGLGLIDLRSLLLDAALVLFVLPGAYLGRACADRIDQALFERLVLAAAAVGALPLLVPAG, from the coding sequence ATGGACACCATCACCGGTGCGGAGTTCGCGGCGCTCGCCGCCGCCGCCGTGCTCGTCGGTTTCGCCAAGACCGCCGTCAGCGGCGCCAACACCCTCAGCCTCGCCGTCTTCGCCGCCGTCCTTCCGGCACGGGAGTCGACGGGGGTGCTGCTGCCGATCCTCATCGCGGGGGATGTGCTCGCCGTCCTCGCCTACCGCCGCCACGCCCACTGGCCGACGCTGATACGGCTGTTCCCGGCCGTCGTCGCCGGGGTGCTCGTCGGCACCCTCTTCCTGCTGCGGGCCGACGACCGGGCCGTACGGGTCTCGATCGGGCTGATCCTGCTGCTGATGGCGGCCGTCGGCCTGGCCGGACGCCGCCGGCGGGGCACTCGACCGGATCGCGCCCCGGAACCGGAACCAGGACCGGAACCGGCGCCGGACACGGACACGGACGCGGGCCGCGCGGGCGGCACCTCCCGGCTGAGGACCGGCTCCTACGGCGTCCTCGGCGGGTTCACCACCATGGTCGCCAACGCGGGCGGCCCCGTGATGTCGCTGTATCTGCTCTCCGCGGGCTTCGCCAAACTCGGCTTCCTCGGCACGGCGTCCTGGTTCTTCCTCGTCGTGAACCTCTCCAAGGTGCCCTTCAGCGTCGGCCTCGGACTCATCGACCTCCGCTCCCTGCTGCTCGACGCCGCCCTGGTGCTGTTCGTCCTGCCCGGCGCGTACCTCGGCCGGGCCTGCGCCGACCGGATCGACCAGGCGCTCTTCGAACGGCTGGTTCTCGCGGCAGCCGCCGTCGGCGCGCTGCCGCTGCTGGTCCCGGCGGGGTGA
- a CDS encoding saccharopine dehydrogenase family protein — protein sequence MRILALGGPGAMGAVAVRVAAGLPGVTEIVVADRRMDTTEALVRRLAGRGAPMRPLCVDVTDEAALRAAMEQADIVLNTVGPYYRFGMAVLRAALTTRTHYLDICDDWEPTQRMLELDGAARATGVCAVVGMGASPGVSNLLAARAVDHLDQVRDLYTAWPVDVSGRSAGDDGQLLDAQGGPSAAAVHWMEQISGEVAVVSEGRLVRRRPLRPVTLTVSAEHSGTAYTVGHPEPVTLHRSFRPGGEAANLMVVTPGTAAYLDVLRRDIDAGRLTNERAAADLAGPSLFRTLCAAMGALTRKGPGSLPPFFAAATGTRDGRSVTVLARLAETPGAASLIEDMAEATGIPLALGLAQLLDGSRVRPGVHPPETVIDAERFFADLAREVPALAGDGTEPGGVVVEVTETGRDT from the coding sequence ATGAGGATTCTGGCACTCGGCGGCCCGGGGGCGATGGGCGCGGTCGCGGTACGGGTGGCAGCCGGACTGCCCGGTGTGACCGAGATCGTGGTGGCCGACCGCCGAATGGACACGACGGAGGCACTCGTGCGCCGACTCGCGGGCCGCGGCGCGCCGATGCGGCCGCTGTGCGTGGACGTGACCGACGAAGCCGCCCTGCGGGCCGCGATGGAGCAGGCCGACATCGTGCTCAACACCGTCGGCCCCTACTACCGCTTCGGGATGGCCGTGCTCCGCGCGGCCCTCACCACCCGCACGCACTACCTGGACATCTGCGACGACTGGGAACCCACCCAGCGGATGCTCGAACTGGACGGGGCGGCCCGGGCCACCGGCGTCTGCGCGGTGGTGGGCATGGGCGCCAGCCCGGGCGTCAGCAACCTCCTCGCCGCACGGGCGGTCGACCACCTCGACCAGGTCCGGGACCTGTACACCGCCTGGCCCGTCGACGTCTCCGGCAGGAGCGCCGGGGACGACGGCCAGCTCCTCGACGCCCAGGGCGGCCCCAGCGCCGCAGCCGTGCACTGGATGGAGCAGATCAGCGGCGAGGTCGCCGTGGTGAGCGAGGGCCGGCTCGTGCGCCGCAGACCGCTCCGGCCCGTCACCCTGACCGTCTCCGCCGAGCACTCCGGCACGGCCTACACCGTCGGCCACCCCGAGCCGGTCACCCTCCACCGCAGCTTCCGCCCCGGCGGCGAGGCCGCCAACCTCATGGTCGTCACCCCCGGCACCGCGGCCTACCTGGACGTGCTGCGCCGCGACATCGACGCGGGCAGGCTCACCAATGAGAGGGCCGCCGCCGACCTCGCGGGGCCCTCTCTCTTCCGTACGCTGTGCGCGGCGATGGGCGCCCTGACCCGGAAGGGCCCCGGATCGCTGCCGCCCTTCTTCGCCGCGGCCACCGGCACCCGTGACGGCCGGTCCGTCACCGTCCTCGCCCGGCTCGCCGAGACCCCCGGCGCGGCATCGCTGATCGAGGACATGGCGGAGGCCACCGGAATCCCCCTCGCCCTGGGGCTCGCCCAACTGCTCGACGGCAGCCGCGTCCGGCCCGGCGTCCACCCGCCCGAGACCGTCATCGACGCCGAGCGGTTCTTCGCCGACCTCGCCCGCGAGGTACCCGCCCTCGCGGGCGACGGCACCGAACCCGGCGGCGTGGTCGTCGAGGTGACGGAGACCGGCCGTGACACCTGA